The Solanum dulcamara chromosome 2, daSolDulc1.2, whole genome shotgun sequence region TGATAATCGGCCCTGATTATCTTAATGATTGTGTGGATGCAGCAAGGTGGTAAGGTTGTCTATTGCACAGGTTCTGACTGTGATTTCACAGAAGCAAAAAGCTGCTCTTCGGGAAGTTTACAAGAACAAGAAATACCTGCCTCTTGACCTGCGCCCAAAGAAAACTAGGGCCATCCGCAAACGTCTGACTAAGCACCAGGTATCCTTGATTTTAGCCTTCAAACTTGTGTTTATGCATTTTGAACTATTGAGTTAGTGGGGTCGTAACTTCGCAATGCATGTGCTACTCTTGGTTCTATATACGGCTTCCTCTATCCCAATAAGAATGAAACTATTACTATTTGGTGAGTAGAGTTTTTCCCTTTTGCTATTCTCTCCGTcctaatttatgtggcacactTCCCTTCTAGTCTATCCCCCAATGAATAACACATTCCTATAATtagaaacaatttaactttaaaaattttcgttttacccttaatgaaataatttataccCACACAAATGGCTAAGTTTTGGTTTagaccataaatttcaagaGTCTTCCATTCTTTCTTAAACTGTGTGCCATGTCAAAtggtgccacataaattgggacgcATGAGAGTACTATTTTGCAACATTTTGTCAAATATGTTTAAATAGATATTGTATCCGGGTCCTAACAACTTGTTACAACGGAGGATCTTCTCTTTTTAAACAATGAATGTGGACGGGGGAGTTTGTGATGCTATGCTGCCATAGTTTACTTCAATATCTCTTGCATCATCTTCTTTTTATCTTCCCTAGCAATGCCATTGATACCTAACTACAAGAGTAAAATAACTAAGTTAATGGAATTAACTTGTACTCTTGATCCGTACAGGCATCCTTGAAGACggagagagagaagaagaaggagatgtACTTCCCTTTGAGAAAGTACGCCATCAAAGTGTAAGCTAGGATCTACTTTGGCAGAAATTTTGGTGTTTGAATCAGGATATATTGGTTTAAACTATTTATCATGCACATTTTGTTTAGCTTTCTCTCATTTGGCTCGTATGACATTAGAAACATGACTTATAAGGAGCTTTATTTGTTCCAAAATATCAAGTGTTTGGCTATTTTATGTTCAAGAGTTCTTTGTTCATTGGAGATCTTATTAGGTTTTAAAAGATTATTTAGACTTGATTAGACAAATGATTCTTGATTAAGTGGTCCATGTTGCTATTAACATATTGAATGGAAATCATTCATATTAGGCACTTAATACCCCACAAGTTGATATGGACATGTCTTGGGCTCACACTTAAATTCTTCTTAGATAGTCTCTTATAAGAGTGCAACCACCTGAAATGTGTGGATTAGACACGTCACTATTTTGAATTGTGCGCCAACTAGTCCTGGGTGTTTCCTAGTTatggaaacaaaaaaaatcatttgttTCTCAACGTCTCAACTTCGTATATATCCTCACGTCTTACAAATACAACATATTTACTCTTTGGTACTACTTATTCAGTCTGTTAACAAAGTAAATATATTGTATTTGTTAGACGGTGAGGATATATAAACACACAAAGTTTGGGGTATATTTGTCCCTTTCCTCTTcttttatcattttatcataactTAGTCATAGATTTGTGTCGATTAGTTAGtgtttgaataaataaaaaacaaacaTTTTAGTTACCATCAACGTGCCGTCTTTCTCAAggataataaaaaattaaagttgtaatCTGAGATTAATTATAGAAATGCAGTGGACTAATTCTGCATTATACGTGCAATACTCAAGATTTTCTTCTACTTTTCTTGTCTTTTATGCCTAacattattcaagaattattgAATTGGTCCAAAACAAAATTTTTTTGGGTAACGGTCTAAAACAAATTCTAaaatatgttatattatattagAGCAATTATGAGGATAAgatattagttaattagttaactACTAGTAAAATAACTCATGCTAtttattaacttaattaaaaataaatagcaAGTTTGTTTAATCAACCAAGTTATTGTAGACATGTTTACGCGTAGCCCATGTGATTACTCATTAAACTAATGCAAACCAACATTTTTCAGCAATAACAATAAGATATTGAGTGAAATATGTGAAGTCTGAAGAGGCAGTATTGGAGCTAAGATTTTTGCTAACTAGgttaaaaatatagaaaagtaaatacataaaaaaGTCGAAGGGGttcaatatttaattaatatatgtataataataattttaagcGTGTATAAATAATCTAATCTTCTGTCGAATACCAACTTAGTATTGAAATAGGATGGAGCAGCAGGTTGAGTTTGTCGCACGGAGCTTGCGTATTATAATTTACTTCTTTTGTGTGGTTTGCAAGCTATTATACAGGAGCGGGATTTACCCTCTCCGCATCTAAAGgtgtcataaaaaaaaatgaaaatgaaacttGCCAAATTCAGCTTGCATTACATTCCATTAAATaaccttttcctttttttccaaTCCATTAGTGTTTGAACTAGTTTGcttacaatttttatttataagtaTGGGTGTTGGATAGTTATTTCTTATATGTATCGGGTAACTCTGGTTGTGTTTGGACCATGTATCAAGTAACTCTGATGGATATCCGAGAGAGATATCAGATAACTTTGGTGGTGTTTGTCTAGCTTATGCACAATTTCTCCCAACCCAACACATATACAAGATAATTCAACTCATCAAGGTTAGAACATATGAGCTGAAACCTTACGATTTTTTCACTTTATCGACTATTAGGTTACACCCTCAAAAGGctgaaataattttttccttGAAATAAATTTCAACATTAGAAATTATTAGCTAGAAAAATATAGCTTTAGTGGAATAAGCAATTCGACTGTAAGAAATAGTTTTTTCCTTGAAATAAATTTCTAACATTAGAAATTATTAGCTAGAAAAATATAGCTTTAGTGGAATAAGCAATTCGACTGTAAGAAATAGTTTTTTCCTTGAAATAAATTTCAAACATTAGAAATTATTAGCTAGAAAAATATAGGTTTAGTGGAATAAGCAATTTGATTGTACTTTCCAATTGGAAGTCATTTTAATGAACTGAAAGTCGTTTTATTATTAAGGTGCACCCATGCTCCATAATTAGTTAGTCAACATGGACTatttattcaaaatataattattgctattaggaaaagaaaatggaaaaaatagcAAGATGGAAACTTGAATCAACTGGATAAAATATGCCCATTTTATCTAGAAGACAAATATTTTCAactgataaaaagaaagaatataTGGTCATTTGCCTTTTTTCCCTGCTGAGTTTTAATTTATGCCCctcgtaattttttttttttttgaaagatttaaatttatattttcgtaTTATAACGTTTCACAATTTATTAGAGtgtgattttaatttttaaagaacTTATGTTTCATAAGGTATAAATTCAATTGCTAAACGATGCAAATTAAAAGTTAATTCATTTgaagaataaaaattaaaaatcaatttatttaaaAGACAAAATGTGCAATTTTATggacaatatatatatcatgatgAAATGGTCACAACTGAAAAAACCATAATACCAACTCCCATTCAGCACCTTCCAGGTTGTTTCCTTAGTCAAACTAATTACATTATTATATGTGAAaataggaaaataaaaaaatttaataaagtgaggatattttcatattttctatTTAATATGTGAATATTAAACTAGTACAAAAATGCCGTGAAAAAATGTGGAAGCATCTAAGGTAAAAGAGGTGGATTGGCAGGGAAAAAAATGGGTGGCCAATGACTCATGTAAATCTAGAATCTAAAGTTTATGACTTTTATCTTGATctgatcaaaataatatatatattataaatatggaGTTTAcagttaaatatatacaaatattcaataaattttttaaatacaaaCAAAATGTTTATGAGTTTAAACTGTACAAGTGGAGTCTTGACACAAGAGTTATCGCCAATGAATTATTGGTCATGAGTTCAATCCGTAGAAAAAGTCTATTGGAGGAACACATAGTAAGACTACATACAAAttacaatatacaatatagtcTGATCCTTCTTGCTTATACTGATAGCTTTGTGCACTGATCTactcattttcataaaattctattttaaaataaagcaTAGACTATTGGATTATTTTTTGTGACATGTAATCATAGATTGGGATGACCATAGACTTTAAAATTGATTTGTAACCATACATTGGGATGACCAGTCAAGTTCAATGCTCAACCCAACCCTCATCTTAAGgatctaaaatttattttaatattttggtggAGTTTTGTCAAACAATATCTCATTTCAAATTAAGGACTAAAAATTCCACTTAGAGTCAATATGAGTTGTGATGGAATGGTTGAGATTCCTTCATCCTTAATTAGAAATCTCGGATTCAAGCTTCGAGAttggaaaaagaaattataCTCAGTGGGAaactaaaaaaaggaaaaatatgcTCTTAGAATATGCAATTGTCAACAAATCCAGCAGTATTGGCTCTTTGTTACCtcaaagtttcaaaaaaaaaataatcttaaagACCTATCAAGTCCATTTAGTGTTCCAAGTCCATTTTTCCCTCTTCTATTTAAACTCTCTTATCATAACTATTATTCTTACACCAAAATATTCACATAACTTTCTTTAGCTACAAGATCAAGAATCACTACTCTTTCGTTTCGATACAAAAAAAAGTTTCTTTTTTTCACAAAATGGCAATTCTTGACATGTCTAAGAGAGAACCATCATCACCATCGACACCACAAAGAGCCAAGAAGAGCCTATTCTCTTTCGCGAAAACCAATTCATCCCTCTCTTCCTTTTCTAGTCATATACCTCCTCAGAAACCTTCACTGACATTCTCACGATCTATCATGGAAGAGAATATTGATATCGCGGACACCATTATTGAAAAATGGGATCATAAAGAGTCGTCATATGAAAAAT contains the following coding sequences:
- the LOC129881044 gene encoding 60S ribosomal protein L35-like encodes the protein MARIKVHELRNKSKPDLLSQLKDLKQELALLRVAKVTGGAPNKLSKIKVVRLSIAQVLTVISQKQKAALREVYKNKKYLPLDLRPKKTRAIRKRLTKHQASLKTEREKKKEMYFPLRKYAIKV